The proteins below are encoded in one region of Segatella copri:
- a CDS encoding NADH:ubiquinone reductase (Na(+)-transporting) subunit D — MALFSKQNKEAFIKPLNGDNPILVQVLGICSALAVTSQLKPAIVMGLAVTIITAFSNVIISIIRNTIPQRIRIIVQLVVVAALVTIVSQVLKAFAYDVSVQLSVYVGLIITNCILMGRLEAFAMMNKPWPSFLDGVGNGLGYALILVIVGAVREFLGRGSLLGFQLIPEGAYNFGYVNNGMMTMPAMALILVGCVIWVHRAYIYKEEK; from the coding sequence ATGGCATTATTTAGTAAACAAAATAAGGAGGCATTCATCAAGCCACTGAACGGTGACAACCCTATCCTCGTTCAGGTGCTTGGTATCTGTAGTGCCCTGGCTGTTACTTCCCAGCTGAAGCCAGCCATTGTGATGGGACTTGCCGTTACTATCATCACGGCATTCTCTAACGTGATTATTTCCATCATCCGCAACACCATCCCTCAGCGCATCCGTATCATCGTCCAGTTGGTGGTAGTTGCTGCCCTGGTTACCATCGTGAGCCAGGTGCTGAAGGCTTTCGCCTACGACGTGAGCGTGCAGCTCTCCGTGTATGTGGGTCTGATCATCACTAACTGTATTCTGATGGGTCGCTTGGAGGCGTTCGCCATGATGAACAAGCCTTGGCCTTCATTCCTCGATGGTGTAGGTAATGGTTTGGGTTACGCCCTCATCCTCGTGATTGTGGGTGCTGTTCGTGAGTTTCTGGGCCGCGGCTCATTGCTCGGTTTCCAGCTGATACCGGAGGGAGCTTACAACTTCGGATATGTTAACAACGGTATGATGACCATGCCAGCCATGGCATTGATTCTCGTTGGATGTGTAATCTGGGTACATCGTGCCTATATTTATAAGGAGGAGAAGTAA
- the galE gene encoding UDP-glucose 4-epimerase GalE: protein MKQTILVTGGTGFIGSHTTVELQQAGYNVVIVDDLSNSKIEVLDGIEKITGIRPAFEQVDLRDKAATEAVFQKYPDIEGIIHFAASKAVGESVQKPLLYYRNNIVSLINLLELMPKYQVKGIIFSSSCTVYGQPKPENLPVTEEAPHQKATSPYGNTKEINEQIIADYIHSGAAIKSIVLRYFNPIGAHPSAEIGELPNGVPNNLIPYVTQTAMGIRKELTIFGNDYDTPDGTCIRDYIYVVDLAKAHVAAMARVLDKETEPIEYFNIGTGNGNSTLEIVETFEKATGVKLNWKYGPRREGDIEKIWGDCTKANKVLGWKAEAKLEDVLASAWKWQQKLRADGIM, encoded by the coding sequence ATGAAACAAACTATTCTTGTTACTGGTGGTACAGGCTTCATAGGTAGCCATACTACAGTAGAGTTGCAGCAGGCAGGCTACAATGTTGTTATCGTAGATGATCTCTCAAACTCAAAGATTGAAGTACTCGATGGTATCGAAAAGATTACTGGTATCCGCCCTGCTTTTGAACAGGTTGACTTGCGCGACAAGGCTGCTACCGAGGCTGTATTCCAGAAATATCCTGATATTGAGGGTATCATTCACTTTGCTGCAAGCAAGGCAGTAGGCGAGAGCGTACAGAAACCATTGTTGTATTATCGCAACAATATCGTATCGCTCATCAATCTCCTGGAACTTATGCCAAAGTATCAGGTAAAGGGTATCATCTTCTCTTCTTCTTGTACCGTTTATGGTCAGCCGAAGCCTGAGAATTTGCCTGTAACAGAAGAGGCTCCTCATCAGAAGGCTACTTCACCTTATGGCAATACTAAGGAGATTAATGAGCAGATCATAGCTGATTATATCCATAGTGGTGCAGCCATCAAGAGCATTGTATTGAGATATTTCAATCCTATAGGTGCACATCCTTCTGCTGAGATTGGTGAGTTGCCAAATGGTGTGCCAAACAATCTGATTCCATACGTTACTCAGACTGCTATGGGTATCCGCAAGGAACTCACTATCTTTGGTAATGATTATGATACTCCTGATGGAACCTGTATCCGCGACTATATTTATGTTGTAGACTTGGCTAAGGCACATGTAGCTGCTATGGCACGTGTTCTTGATAAGGAGACTGAGCCTATCGAATATTTCAATATCGGTACAGGTAATGGAAACTCAACTCTCGAAATTGTTGAGACTTTTGAAAAAGCTACAGGTGTGAAACTGAATTGGAAGTATGGTCCACGAAGAGAGGGCGATATTGAGAAAATTTGGGGTGATTGCACCAAGGCGAACAAGGTACTCGGCTGGAAGGCTGAGGCTAAGCTTGAGGATGTGTTGGCTTCTGCTTGGAAATGGCAGCAGAAACTTCGCGCTGATGGCATCATGTAA
- a CDS encoding capsule assembly Wzi family protein: MNKIKVGVCFALCSLAAPSMAQYMWQEEDGTEKIDLREDIQYGVEMQGSFSKGKTPLWLNANKHGLSSLEKNNGYLRGSLVRPLSADSARRWAVGYGVDVAVPVNYTSHVVVQQAYVEARWLYGVLTAGAKEYPMELKNQSLSSGSQCLGINARPIPQVRLALPEYWTLPFGRGWLQLKGHLAYGMTTDDGWQHDFTKRQTKYCDHMLYHSKAGFLRIGNENAFCPLSIEMGLEMVAQFGGNAYRPIGDSMVQIPTEKNLKGFWHALSATGSDAGEGAYANVAGNQLGSWLMRINYDTDSWKAAIYADHYFEDHSQMFLLDYNGYGEGADWNKKVKRRFFMYSLKDIMLGFELNLKYSRWLKNVVLEYLYTKYQSGPYNHDRTSGIADHIAGTDDYYNHSIYPGWQHWGQVIGNPLYRSPIYNNDGCIDIRNNRFIAYHLGFDGQPTQRLGYRILGTYQKGWGTYSNPFTKKHHNVSFLVEGHYDFPHQWQLKAGYAMDFGSEKMLGHNAGMQITISKRGLLTKRK; this comes from the coding sequence ATGAATAAGATAAAGGTAGGTGTATGTTTTGCCCTTTGCAGTCTGGCAGCCCCATCTATGGCACAGTATATGTGGCAAGAGGAGGATGGCACGGAGAAGATAGATCTTCGGGAAGATATACAATATGGTGTTGAGATGCAAGGGTCGTTTTCGAAAGGTAAAACCCCATTGTGGCTTAACGCAAACAAACATGGATTAAGTTCTTTAGAGAAGAATAACGGCTATCTCAGAGGTAGTCTGGTTCGTCCGCTTTCTGCAGATTCTGCTCGCCGCTGGGCTGTAGGTTATGGAGTAGATGTGGCAGTACCGGTAAACTATACCAGCCATGTAGTGGTGCAGCAGGCTTATGTGGAGGCCCGCTGGCTTTATGGTGTGCTGACTGCAGGTGCCAAGGAATATCCGATGGAGCTAAAAAACCAGTCGCTCTCCAGTGGTAGCCAGTGTCTGGGTATCAATGCCCGTCCGATACCTCAGGTTCGTCTGGCGCTTCCTGAATATTGGACGCTTCCGTTTGGTAGAGGCTGGCTGCAACTGAAAGGTCATCTGGCTTATGGTATGACTACGGATGATGGCTGGCAGCATGATTTTACGAAACGGCAGACTAAATATTGTGACCACATGCTCTATCACAGCAAGGCTGGTTTCTTGCGTATCGGAAACGAGAATGCTTTCTGTCCGCTCAGCATAGAAATGGGCTTGGAAATGGTTGCTCAGTTTGGTGGCAATGCATATCGTCCAATAGGTGACAGTATGGTACAGATTCCTACCGAGAAAAATCTGAAAGGCTTCTGGCATGCGCTGTCGGCAACGGGCTCTGATGCAGGTGAAGGGGCTTATGCCAATGTTGCCGGCAACCAGTTGGGCAGTTGGCTGATGCGTATCAATTATGACACTGACAGTTGGAAAGCTGCCATCTATGCCGATCATTATTTCGAAGATCACAGCCAGATGTTTCTCCTCGACTATAATGGATATGGTGAGGGCGCAGACTGGAATAAGAAAGTAAAACGCCGTTTCTTCATGTATTCGCTGAAGGACATTATGCTGGGCTTCGAACTGAATCTGAAGTATTCGCGCTGGCTGAAAAATGTGGTGCTGGAGTATCTCTATACCAAATATCAGAGTGGTCCGTACAATCATGACCGTACATCGGGTATCGCAGACCATATAGCGGGTACTGATGATTATTATAACCACAGCATCTATCCTGGATGGCAGCATTGGGGCCAGGTGATAGGAAATCCACTCTACCGTTCGCCTATTTATAATAATGACGGATGTATTGATATCAGGAACAACCGTTTCATAGCTTATCATCTGGGTTTTGATGGTCAGCCTACACAGCGGTTGGGCTATCGTATATTAGGCACCTATCAGAAAGGTTGGGGGACATATAGCAACCCGTTTACAAAAAAGCATCATAATGTAAGTTTTCTGGTAGAGGGTCATTACGATTTCCCGCATCAATGGCAGTTGAAGGCAGGCTATGCGATGGATTTCGGAAGCGAAAAGATGCTGGGACATAATGCCGGTATGCAGATAACCATCAGCAAAAGAGGTTTGCTGACGAAAAGAAAATAA
- a CDS encoding FMN-binding protein, translated as MKTNSNSYTIIYSVIIVVIVAFLLAFVSSSLKATQDANVALDTQKQILNSLNLRDLDNATAAAKYKEVVKDEKEKDGMKYYECEIDGQKKTVYSVKGMGLWGGISGFIAVDADNNTIYGVYFNHEGETAGLGAEIKDNLKWQQKFQGKKIHKDGVEGIALGVEKDAPAGDPNNVDAVTGATLTSDGVDAMLKEGLAKFIK; from the coding sequence ATGAAGACAAATTCAAATAGCTATACTATTATCTATTCGGTTATCATCGTGGTAATCGTGGCATTCCTGCTCGCGTTCGTGTCTTCTTCGCTGAAGGCAACACAGGATGCCAACGTGGCTCTTGATACTCAGAAGCAGATTCTCAACTCGCTGAACCTGCGCGACCTTGACAACGCTACTGCGGCTGCCAAATATAAAGAGGTGGTGAAGGACGAGAAGGAGAAGGACGGCATGAAGTATTACGAGTGCGAGATTGATGGTCAGAAGAAGACCGTTTACTCTGTAAAGGGTATGGGTCTCTGGGGCGGCATTTCAGGCTTCATCGCCGTGGATGCCGACAACAACACCATCTATGGCGTATATTTCAACCACGAAGGCGAGACTGCCGGACTTGGTGCTGAAATCAAGGACAACCTGAAGTGGCAGCAGAAGTTCCAGGGCAAGAAGATTCACAAGGATGGAGTAGAGGGCATCGCTCTGGGCGTTGAGAAAGACGCTCCTGCCGGCGACCCTAACAATGTAGATGCCGTTACCGGTGCTACATTGACATCCGATGGTGTGGATGCAATGCTCAAGGAAGGTCTTGCTAAATTCATTAAATAA
- the nqrE gene encoding NADH:ubiquinone reductase (Na(+)-transporting) subunit E, with protein MEHAISLFFRSIFVDNMIFAYFLGMCSYLAVSKNVKTSLGLGLAVTFVLLITVPVDYLLQTKVLSADGILGVDLTYLSFILFIAVIAGIVQLVEMIVEKFSPSLYAALGIFLPLIAVNCAIMGASLFMQQRILMEPTNTQAITSVWDSIVYAVGSGLGWTLAIVLMGAIREKMQYCDVPKPLQGLGITFITVGLMAMAMLCFSGLKI; from the coding sequence ATGGAGCACGCAATAAGTTTGTTTTTCCGTTCGATTTTCGTCGATAACATGATCTTCGCCTACTTCCTGGGTATGTGTTCATACTTGGCAGTATCCAAGAACGTGAAGACCTCTTTGGGCCTGGGCTTGGCAGTAACCTTCGTGTTGCTCATCACCGTGCCTGTAGATTACCTGTTGCAGACCAAGGTGCTCAGCGCCGATGGCATTCTGGGTGTTGACCTCACTTACCTGAGCTTCATCCTCTTCATCGCCGTCATCGCCGGTATCGTGCAGCTGGTAGAGATGATTGTAGAGAAGTTCTCACCATCGCTCTATGCAGCGCTGGGTATCTTCTTGCCATTGATTGCCGTAAACTGTGCCATCATGGGTGCATCGCTCTTCATGCAGCAGCGCATCCTGATGGAGCCTACCAATACTCAGGCTATCACCTCTGTATGGGATAGCATCGTTTATGCCGTAGGTTCCGGTCTGGGTTGGACTCTCGCCATCGTTCTGATGGGAGCCATCCGCGAGAAGATGCAGTATTGCGACGTGCCAAAGCCATTGCAGGGACTCGGCATCACATTTATCACAGTAGGCCTCATGGCAATGGCTATGCTTTGCTTCTCAGGCTTGAAAATCTAA
- a CDS encoding fructose-1,6-bisphosphatase: MKHYNIEQDMRYLQLLSQSFPTIAEASTEIINLQAILNLPKGTEHFLADIHGEYEAFLHVLKNASGNIKRKVNELFGNTLREQEKRELCSLIYYPEQKLELVKQNEPDINDWYHITLHQLVAVCRDVSSKYTRSKVRKSLPCDFSYIIQELLHEHTEDHDKTAYVNVIVDTIISTGRADDFIIAIANVIQRLAIDQLHILGDIYDRGPGAHIILDKMRRYHSWDIQWGNHDVLWMGAAAGNNACICNVIRLSLRYANLSTLEEGYGINLVPLATFAMETYKDDDCKEFLPKLSGGAAAMDEKTQRLTSQMHKAIAVIQFKLESQLFKKHPEWKMKDRCLFDHIDYSKGKVEIDGKEYDMTSCHFPTIDPDNPDKLSEEEEILIQKLHHSFMVCEKLHKHINVMLQHGCMYAIFNNNLLFHASCPLNEDGSLKEVEIYPGKKFSGRALMHHTGMQIRTAFQSDSDPNEKEYAIDYFIYLWCGPDSPLFDKSKMATFERYFITDKETHKEEKGYYFLLRDNEQVIDHIMDEFGVTGPNRHIINGHVPVRTTKGENPIKANGKLMVIDGGFSKAYHNETGIAGYTLVYHSRGFQLVQHEPFTSMEDAIKQGTDIKSTTQIVEMSNRRMLVADTDIGCELRKQIEDLKELLYAYRHGFIKESERKK, encoded by the coding sequence ATGAAACATTATAATATAGAACAAGACATGAGATATTTGCAGTTGCTCTCTCAGTCGTTCCCTACTATAGCAGAGGCGAGCACCGAGATTATCAACCTGCAAGCCATCCTCAACCTGCCAAAGGGTACCGAGCATTTCCTTGCCGACATCCATGGTGAGTATGAGGCCTTCCTGCATGTACTGAAAAATGCATCAGGAAATATCAAGCGTAAGGTGAACGAACTCTTTGGCAATACCCTTCGCGAACAGGAGAAGCGAGAACTCTGCTCTCTTATTTACTATCCTGAGCAGAAACTGGAACTCGTCAAGCAGAACGAACCCGACATTAACGACTGGTATCACATCACCCTGCACCAGTTGGTGGCTGTATGCCGTGATGTTTCCAGCAAATATACCCGAAGCAAGGTGCGCAAATCGCTGCCATGCGATTTCTCGTATATTATCCAGGAGCTTTTGCACGAGCACACCGAAGATCATGACAAGACAGCCTATGTCAATGTTATTGTTGATACGATTATCAGCACAGGCAGAGCCGATGATTTCATCATCGCTATAGCCAACGTCATCCAGCGCCTGGCTATCGACCAGCTCCATATTCTGGGCGATATCTACGATAGAGGTCCAGGAGCCCACATCATCTTGGACAAGATGCGCCGCTACCACAGTTGGGACATCCAGTGGGGTAATCACGATGTACTATGGATGGGAGCAGCTGCCGGCAATAATGCCTGCATCTGCAATGTGATACGTCTCTCCCTGCGATACGCCAACCTCTCGACATTGGAAGAAGGCTATGGCATCAACCTCGTACCACTCGCTACTTTTGCGATGGAAACCTACAAGGATGATGATTGCAAAGAATTTCTGCCTAAGCTCAGCGGAGGTGCAGCAGCAATGGATGAAAAGACTCAGCGGCTCACCTCTCAGATGCACAAGGCTATAGCTGTCATCCAGTTTAAATTAGAGAGCCAGCTTTTCAAGAAGCATCCGGAATGGAAGATGAAAGACCGTTGTCTTTTTGACCATATCGATTACAGTAAAGGCAAGGTAGAGATTGACGGAAAAGAGTATGACATGACCTCATGCCACTTCCCTACCATCGATCCGGACAATCCAGACAAACTATCTGAAGAAGAGGAAATTCTGATTCAGAAACTGCATCATTCGTTTATGGTCTGCGAGAAGCTGCACAAGCATATCAACGTTATGCTGCAGCATGGTTGCATGTACGCTATCTTCAACAACAACCTGCTCTTCCATGCTTCCTGTCCGCTCAACGAAGATGGTTCATTAAAAGAGGTAGAAATATATCCTGGCAAGAAATTCAGCGGCAGAGCCCTGATGCATCATACGGGCATGCAGATACGCACAGCTTTCCAATCAGATTCTGATCCGAATGAGAAGGAATATGCCATCGATTATTTCATCTACCTATGGTGCGGTCCTGACAGTCCGCTCTTCGACAAGAGTAAGATGGCCACCTTCGAGCGCTATTTCATTACCGATAAGGAGACTCATAAAGAAGAGAAGGGATACTACTTCCTGTTGCGCGATAACGAACAGGTTATCGACCATATTATGGATGAGTTTGGGGTAACCGGTCCTAACCGCCATATCATCAATGGGCACGTGCCCGTTCGCACAACCAAGGGCGAGAACCCTATCAAGGCAAACGGCAAGCTGATGGTTATCGATGGAGGTTTCTCTAAAGCCTACCACAACGAGACTGGCATTGCCGGCTACACCTTAGTATACCACTCCCGCGGATTTCAGCTGGTCCAGCACGAGCCATTTACGAGTATGGAAGATGCCATCAAGCAAGGTACCGACATCAAGAGTACCACACAGATTGTAGAAATGTCGAACCGCCGAATGCTGGTAGCCGACACAGATATAGGTTGCGAACTCCGTAAGCAGATAGAAGACCTGAAGGAGCTTCTCTATGCTTACCGACATGGTTTCATCAAGGAATCAGAAAGGAAGAAGTAA
- a CDS encoding lipocalin-like domain-containing protein, with protein sequence MKKIIGVLSLAVMMLTLSSCEVETSQNGDLDGFWHLEQVDTLATGGTCYFADKRVFWGCQYKLIQVADYDRFEAGRGFYLRFEQTSDSLLITSVYRNKWHEDYGGDVLLTEMNDSLRSCGINHLNEHFAKEVMTGGKMQLKSKTLRLRFRKF encoded by the coding sequence ATGAAAAAGATAATAGGGGTGCTTTCCCTTGCTGTTATGATGCTCACTCTAAGCTCATGTGAGGTAGAAACAAGCCAGAATGGTGATTTGGATGGTTTCTGGCATCTGGAGCAGGTAGATACTTTAGCTACAGGGGGGACTTGTTACTTTGCAGATAAACGCGTGTTCTGGGGCTGCCAGTATAAGCTGATTCAGGTTGCTGATTATGATCGCTTCGAGGCTGGTAGAGGATTTTATCTGCGTTTTGAGCAAACCTCCGACAGTTTGCTGATTACATCTGTTTATCGTAATAAATGGCATGAAGATTATGGAGGCGATGTACTTTTAACAGAAATGAATGATTCTTTGCGTAGCTGTGGCATCAATCATCTGAATGAGCATTTTGCCAAGGAGGTAATGACCGGAGGTAAGATGCAACTGAAGAGTAAAACCCTGAGATTGCGGTTCAGAAAATTCTGA
- a CDS encoding Na(+)-translocating NADH-quinone reductase subunit A produces the protein MANVIKLRKGLDINLTGKASKDVTLQVAQAGEYALVPAAFVGVTPKVVVREGEHVNAGDALFVNKACPEVKFASPVSGEVTAIERGERRKVLCVKVKADAVQTSTDFGKKNVDALDGEAVKQALLEAGLFGYINQLPYAVSTTPDTKPKAIFVSALRDMPLAADFEVELKGNEEAFQTGLTALSKIAKTYLGVGVDQHSNALGGAKNVELNVFDGPCPAGNVGVQVNNIDPVNKGEVVWTVDPASVIFFGRLFLTGKVDLHKTVAVAGSEIKTPGYAEVLVGTPLSSFVANQLKAADHVRLINGNPLTGVKTTTADFVGGHTSEITAIPEGDDNDEMLGWILPRTDQFSTSRSYLSWLFGKKKEYNLDARVKGGERHMIMSGEYDKVLPMDIYGEYLIKAIIAGDIDKQEQLGIYEVSPEDFAVAEFVDSSKLELQKIVREGLDTLRKENA, from the coding sequence ATGGCAAATGTAATTAAGTTACGTAAAGGCTTGGACATTAACCTTACGGGTAAGGCTTCCAAGGATGTAACGCTCCAGGTGGCTCAGGCTGGCGAGTATGCGCTGGTTCCTGCGGCTTTCGTGGGTGTGACTCCTAAGGTAGTGGTACGCGAGGGCGAGCATGTCAATGCCGGAGATGCCTTGTTTGTGAACAAGGCTTGCCCGGAGGTGAAGTTTGCCTCGCCAGTGAGCGGAGAAGTAACCGCCATTGAGAGAGGTGAGCGCCGAAAGGTGCTCTGCGTGAAGGTGAAGGCCGACGCAGTACAGACCTCTACGGATTTTGGTAAGAAAAACGTTGATGCGTTAGACGGTGAGGCTGTCAAGCAGGCGCTGCTTGAGGCTGGTCTCTTCGGATACATCAACCAGTTGCCTTATGCTGTGTCCACAACTCCCGACACCAAGCCTAAGGCAATTTTCGTTTCTGCCCTCCGCGACATGCCGCTCGCAGCCGACTTTGAGGTAGAACTCAAAGGCAACGAAGAGGCTTTCCAGACGGGTTTGACAGCCTTGAGCAAGATTGCGAAAACTTATCTTGGTGTTGGCGTTGACCAGCACAGCAATGCGCTCGGCGGGGCTAAGAACGTAGAACTCAATGTGTTCGACGGTCCTTGCCCGGCAGGTAATGTAGGCGTACAGGTGAACAACATCGACCCGGTAAACAAGGGCGAGGTGGTTTGGACAGTAGATCCAGCATCGGTTATCTTCTTCGGAAGACTCTTCCTGACAGGTAAGGTTGATTTGCACAAGACTGTAGCTGTGGCTGGTAGTGAAATCAAGACTCCTGGCTATGCTGAAGTATTGGTAGGTACACCTTTAAGCAGTTTTGTAGCCAATCAGCTGAAAGCTGCTGACCATGTGAGACTTATCAATGGTAATCCTCTTACCGGTGTAAAGACGACCACAGCCGATTTCGTAGGTGGTCATACATCAGAGATTACAGCCATCCCAGAGGGTGATGACAACGACGAGATGCTGGGTTGGATTCTTCCACGTACCGATCAGTTCTCTACATCGCGTTCATATCTCTCCTGGCTCTTCGGCAAGAAGAAGGAGTATAATCTCGATGCCCGCGTGAAGGGTGGCGAGCGCCACATGATCATGAGCGGCGAGTATGACAAGGTGCTCCCGATGGACATCTATGGTGAGTATCTCATCAAGGCAATCATCGCCGGCGATATCGACAAGCAGGAGCAGCTCGGTATCTACGAGGTAAGTCCTGAAGATTTTGCTGTGGCTGAGTTCGTGGATTCATCTAAGCTCGAATTGCAGAAGATTGTACGCGAGGGCTTGGATACCCTGCGCAAGGAGAACGCTTAG
- a CDS encoding NADH:ubiquinone reductase (Na(+)-transporting) subunit B — protein sequence MSALRNYLNKIKPNFQKGGKLHAFESVFDGFESFLYVPNTTAKSGASIHDSIDSKRIMSFVVIALIPALLFGMYNVGYQNFKAAGTLDTASFIEVFGFGFLAVLPKLLVSYIVGLGIEFAWAQWKHEEIQEGYLVSGIIIPLIIPISTPLWMLALACAFAVIFCKEIFGGTGMNIFNVAVGARMFLFFSYPLAMSGDKVWVAKDAIFGLGNTLPDGFTAATPLGQLAQGSMPSASLCDSIIGFIPGCIGETSVIAIAIGAIILLWTGIASWKTMGSVFAGGIVMALIFQALGMTPIAWYEHIILGGFCFGAVFMATDPVTSARTEKGKYFYGFFIGAIAVIVRVMNPGYPEGMMLAIFFGNMFAPLIDYCVVQGNISRRAKRAIK from the coding sequence ATGAGTGCATTAAGAAATTATCTCAATAAGATAAAGCCTAACTTCCAGAAGGGAGGTAAGCTGCATGCCTTCGAGAGCGTGTTTGACGGTTTTGAGAGCTTCCTGTACGTGCCTAATACGACAGCGAAGAGCGGAGCCAGCATCCACGATTCCATCGACTCGAAGCGCATCATGAGCTTTGTGGTAATCGCCCTGATTCCTGCTTTGCTCTTCGGTATGTATAATGTGGGATACCAGAATTTCAAGGCTGCAGGTACACTGGATACTGCCAGCTTCATCGAGGTCTTCGGCTTCGGATTCCTGGCTGTCCTCCCTAAGTTGCTGGTTAGCTACATCGTGGGTCTCGGCATCGAGTTTGCCTGGGCTCAGTGGAAGCACGAGGAAATCCAGGAGGGTTACCTCGTCAGCGGTATCATCATCCCATTGATCATTCCTATCTCTACACCGTTGTGGATGCTCGCCCTGGCGTGCGCCTTCGCAGTCATCTTCTGCAAGGAGATCTTCGGTGGTACCGGTATGAACATCTTCAATGTGGCTGTGGGTGCCCGTATGTTCCTCTTCTTCTCATATCCATTGGCTATGAGTGGTGATAAGGTCTGGGTGGCTAAGGATGCTATCTTCGGTCTGGGTAACACCCTGCCTGATGGCTTCACTGCTGCTACTCCTCTCGGTCAGCTGGCTCAGGGCAGCATGCCTTCAGCTAGTCTCTGCGATTCTATCATCGGTTTCATTCCTGGCTGTATCGGTGAGACTTCAGTCATCGCCATTGCCATCGGTGCCATCATCCTTCTCTGGACAGGCATCGCATCATGGAAGACCATGGGCAGCGTATTCGCAGGCGGCATCGTGATGGCGCTTATCTTCCAGGCTCTCGGCATGACACCTATCGCCTGGTATGAGCACATCATTCTCGGTGGTTTCTGCTTCGGTGCCGTATTCATGGCTACCGACCCTGTAACCTCAGCCCGTACTGAGAAGGGTAAGTACTTCTACGGATTCTTCATCGGTGCCATCGCCGTTATCGTACGTGTGATGAACCCAGGTTATCCAGAGGGTATGATGCTCGCTATCTTCTTTGGCAACATGTTTGCTCCACTCATCGACTACTGTGTAGTTCAGGGCAACATCTCACGCCGTGCTAAACGTGCTATTAAATAA
- the nqrF gene encoding NADH:ubiquinone reductase (Na(+)-transporting) subunit F, translated as MGNTSFILASIGVFLVVILLLVIILLVAKKYLSPSGNVNIVINGDKTINVPQGSSLMTTLNENGIFLPSACGGKASCGQCKVQVLEGGGEILDSEKPHFTRKQIKDHWRLGCQCKVKGDLKIKVPESVMGVKEWECEVISNKNVSSFIKEFKVALPPGEHMDFVPGSYAQIKIPAYDCIDYDKDFDKDLIGEEYIGAWKKFNIFSLKAHNPEPTVRAYSMANYPDEGDIITLTVRIATTPFLPRPQVGFQNVPTGIASSYIFSLKPGDKVMMSGPYGDFHPNFTSGKEMIWIGGGAGMAPLRAQIMHMTKTLHTTDRELHFFYGARALGEAFFLEDFWELEKEFPNFHFHLSLDRKDPVADAQGVKYYEGFAVNCIRDTYLKDHEAPEDCEYYLCGPPMLIKTVTDYLDSLGVDPESIMYDNFG; from the coding sequence ATGGGTAATACATCATTTATATTGGCTAGTATCGGAGTTTTCCTCGTGGTGATTCTCCTGCTGGTTATCATTCTGCTCGTGGCTAAGAAGTATCTGAGCCCTAGCGGAAATGTAAATATCGTAATCAATGGCGACAAGACCATCAACGTGCCTCAGGGCAGCAGTTTGATGACTACGCTGAATGAGAACGGCATCTTCCTGCCTTCTGCCTGTGGCGGTAAGGCAAGCTGTGGCCAGTGTAAGGTTCAGGTGCTTGAGGGCGGCGGTGAGATTCTCGATTCTGAGAAGCCTCACTTCACCCGCAAGCAGATTAAGGACCACTGGCGCCTGGGATGCCAGTGCAAGGTGAAGGGCGACCTGAAGATCAAGGTGCCTGAGAGTGTGATGGGCGTGAAAGAGTGGGAGTGCGAGGTTATCTCCAACAAGAACGTTTCATCATTCATCAAGGAGTTCAAGGTGGCTCTGCCTCCAGGCGAGCACATGGACTTCGTTCCGGGTTCTTACGCTCAGATCAAGATTCCTGCATACGACTGCATCGATTACGACAAGGATTTCGACAAGGATCTCATTGGCGAGGAGTACATCGGAGCATGGAAGAAGTTCAACATCTTCTCTCTCAAGGCTCACAATCCAGAGCCTACCGTTCGTGCTTACTCTATGGCGAACTATCCTGACGAGGGTGACATCATCACCCTGACCGTACGTATCGCCACAACTCCATTCTTGCCACGTCCACAGGTAGGATTCCAGAACGTACCAACAGGTATCGCTTCTTCTTACATCTTCTCTCTGAAGCCAGGCGACAAGGTAATGATGAGTGGTCCTTACGGAGACTTCCATCCTAACTTCACATCAGGCAAGGAGATGATCTGGATTGGTGGTGGTGCCGGTATGGCTCCATTGCGTGCGCAGATTATGCACATGACCAAGACCCTGCACACTACCGACCGTGAGCTTCACTTCTTCTACGGAGCGCGTGCATTGGGTGAGGCATTCTTCCTTGAGGACTTCTGGGAGCTTGAGAAGGAATTCCCTAACTTCCACTTCCATCTTTCACTCGACCGCAAGGACCCAGTGGCAGATGCTCAGGGCGTGAAGTACTACGAGGGATTTGCTGTTAACTGCATCCGTGATACCTACTTGAAGGATCATGAGGCACCAGAGGATTGCGAGTACTATCTCTGCGGACCTCCAATGCTGATCAAGACAGTAACAGATTATCTGGATTCTCTTGGAGTAGATCCTGAGAGCATCATGTACGATAACTTCGGATAA